From Vanrija pseudolonga chromosome 1, complete sequence, a single genomic window includes:
- the atrD gene encoding L-tyrosine:2-oxoglutarate aminotransferase atrD: MSPAPALPESKDLSYHLTKRVQAQTPSVMKAYGKLLQARKTPPTSLAGGLPHHTLFPLQKAEFRIPSFQSLDGDVGSWIDGTAETENIHLKKTGPGTENDEDGILDFNLILQYGLTNGYPELHEKLAEYNHLVHGQPTSDQSVYLTLGNTDGVSKVFQLFIEPGDNVLAEEYSFASSLNSGRARGAVWWPVKIDGQGLIPEDLDRVLTEWDEDKQGKKPHLLYTIPAGQNPTGTVQPAERYDAIYALAQKHDLIIAEDDPYFPLQYTAYEPDQEKRAAHLAAARASLPPLPEKPNDEDARAVAKVFNEYANIRSYASRDVDGRVLRIDTFSKVFGPGIRTGWITASAGFQDRLQRVGETSTQVPNNVGQALLASYLSDKHWGVGGWLRWVFGVRLEYQRKRDYFLDKLAEYAPKDLVSTVPALGGMFQWLEVAIEKHPRFERTVVDGVEKTNTQELTDELWNFILEQGNVLVMPARLFQVVAPNGDESARSNKFRATFAGDLPTIDKALKGFGESVELFFKK, encoded by the exons AtgtcccccgcccccgccctccccgAGTCCAAGGACCTGTCGTACCACCTCACCAAGCGTGTGCAGGCGCAGACGCCCTCCGTCATGAAGGCGTACGGCAAGCTTCTGCAGGCCCGCAAGACGCCGCCTAcgtcgctcgctggcggTCTCCCCCACC ACACGCTTTTCCCCCTCCAGAAGGCCGAGTTCCGCATCCCCTCGTTCCAGTCGCTCGACGGTGACGTCGGCTCGTGGATCGACGGCACGGCCGAGACGGAGAACATCCACCTCAAGAAGACTGGCCCTGGCACcgagaacgacgaggacggcatcCTCGACTTCAACCTCATCCTCCAGTACGGCCTGACGAACGGCTACCCCGAGCTGCAcgagaagctcgccgagtaCAACCACCTCGTGCACGGCCAGCCGACGTCCGACCAGAGCGTGTACCTCACCCTCGGCAACACGGACGGCGTGTCCAAGGTGTTCCAGCTCTTCATCGAGCCCGGAGACAACGTCCTCGCAGAGGAGTACTCgttcgcgtcgtcgctcaactctggccgcgcgcgcggtgccgTCTGGTGGCCCGTCAAGATTGACGGCCAGGGTCTCATccccgaggacctcgaccgcgtcctcACCGAGTGGGACGAGGACAAGCAGGGCAAGAAGCCCCACCTCCTCTACACTATCCCCGCTGGCCAGAACCCCACCGGCACCGTgcagcccgccgagcgctACGACGCCATCTACGCCCTGGCGCAGAAGCACGACCTCAtcatcgccgaggacgacccaTACTTCCCCCTCCAGTACACCGCCTACGAGCCCGACCaggagaagcgcgccgcccacctcgctgccgcgcgGGCCAGCCTCCCCCCGCTCCCCGAGAAGcccaacgacgaggacgcgcgcgccgtcgccaaggtcTTCAACGAGTACGCCAACATCCGCTCGTACGCCTCGCGCGATGTCGACGGCCGTGTCCTCCGCATCGACACCTTCTCCAAGGTCTTCGGCCCCGGTATCAGAACCGGCTGGATCACTGCCTCGGCTGGTTTCCAGGACCGCCTCCAGCGTGTCGGTGAGACGTCGACCCAGGTGCCCAACAACGTCGGCCAGGCGCTCCTTGCGTCGTACCTGTCTGACAAGCACTGGGGtgtcggcggctggctgcgcTGGGTGTTTGGTGTCCGTCTCGAGTaccagcgcaagcgcgactacttcctcgacaagctcgccgagtacGCCCCCAAGGACCTCGTGTCGaccgtccccgccctcggcggcatgtTCCAGTGGCTCGAGGTCGCCATCGAGAAGCACCCCCGCTTTgagcgcaccgtcgtcgacggcgtcgagaagACCAACACCCAGGAGCTCACCGACGAGCTCTGGAACTTCAtcctcgagcagggcaaCGTCCTCGTCATGCCCGCAAGGCTCTTCCAGGTCGTCGCTCccaacggcgacgagtcggccCGCTCCAACAAGTTCCGTGCCACCTTTGCCGGCGACCTCCCTACCATTGACAAGGCCCTCAAGGGCTTtggcgagtcggtcgagcTCTTCTTCAAGAAGTAA